The sequence tacgacccaaattcgaagacatataaacaaatctgtcaccCACATATAAGTATATTCTGATtgaattaatctgtctcccacagaggtacctacgaagtttttgataaatcaaggtgaacatgaaccaattgataatccggtcttatattcctaagaacaacctagaaatacgatcacctcgcaataacttaactatatggtagtagaagaagttattgtgaaatcacaaagaatgagacgaatagctttgtgattactttttatatcttacatatcagagataaatctcgagcaaatcttagagaagatgacTCAATATTATAGAACAAgtaaactatagagaaaatagtttggtttggcttcacgaatcccaaatgaagtcttcaagtcgttaacctataatggttttggaaaaacctaggttaaaggagaatcgactctagtcgcaactaggacacaggaaagtgttgggattaggttttccagttgttagagttctccctaatatagtctttcaaatcagggtttgcttccaatcaaaactaagatagcttagtaaaaaagcattcaatattcaccgttagatgaaaacctgatttaaaattcaagctaagtttccttaaaaccaaaacaatatctctccaccgttagatggtcttagcttgttacacacaaatgaaatataccttcatttaaatatgggtaaccgtacctaaacgtgtatattgagctggctcaacaatagtcaaccgaagttagccatatgaacacttttttcttaaccatattcatctaacacttctagatcaaatatgatgatcaatcaatcatgaaatataattgaatgaatctaattgttttactaatagagttgttcaattgttcactaatTCACAGAattatatatgaaccaattgaaacaaaataggattgattcgtaatcgtacaaagtacttataccgaaatcaattcatgaacaagccaccgtttgcaaagattgcattccttaatctaTTAATATGTTTGtttatgagtatgagaatcatacttaaccgattttagaacttaaccaactaAGTTTACAAACTTGTACGCAAACTCTAGTATCCGGACTTGGTCTTGTCCatccgtttgcaaacgggtatgcaaacagccatcccagacctaactcaggcagaactgttcgcatactgatatgcaaacttggttcccggactttaacagttaaaatcgttcgcatactggtacgcaaatAAGGTTTCcatacctgaatcataccaaaacaattTGTGTACTGGTATGCATATAGTGTTGTATCcggacaaaggttaattgttctaaactcccatttcaatcattgaaacatccttagaagacgacaacgactgtctcacacataccattagcttataagcaattttcaagtgatcgaatgatcaaaacgaaactttccgagtcgacatcaaatgactgtctgacacaaatcatgtaagatgtcaaggaaattttcacatgatcatcttttgacttattatttagcttccaacaaatagattgtttccaactaaactcgtcaagaacatgatgaacgtagctaaagaaaaaactttcaacttgtatttcgagaaatagatacgcgagataaactcggcccgaaatatcaaatgtgtataatataaaagtctatatagctatacgacttagtctcattaggagatagaatagaatagacttatgagtgatagataagttttagtctccacataccttttgttgatgaagatcctccaagctctcctcattagatcttcgtcttcaatcgatgaacgccgtgaagtctaaagctcaactacacattctatcttaatccgagacatagctataagtagactagaaatcaagacttatagttttgatcacctaaacttggcaaacaagcttgagataacaacgcttgcgagttcgacctagcaatgctctaacaactagaaTCTTTCAAAATAAATCAAGTTCATCTTTGCAAACCTCTATCTCTATCCAGAGATACTTGAATTTATAGTGTAATTACTCCGAGAAGATTAACTCCGGTATCATTCAGATGAATTCAAGTACATGCATTAAAACTTCATGCATGGGAAAAATGTCTACAAAACTGTCAAACTTAACTTTTATGCTTTTTGGATTTCTTCCATTTTGAATGCTGGTTTTGGATTTATTTTGAGAAATGATGTAGGAGACGGAAAATGATCTAATACATGAGTACTCAAAGCTCCATGTCCATAAAAAGCAGAAGCAATAACTCACTTTCATGTAGCTACATGGACTGGATATTTAAAGATTGTGACTATTTGAATTGCAGCGGGCTGTGAAAGGATAATTGAATTTATTAAAGGAAGCAATCTTTGATGTCCTGATAGAACCAACGAGTGGTGAAACCAGTTATGAAGATATTGCAGGAATATCAGAATTTTTTGGGTTTCAAACTTATTGAACATGAAATCAAGTGGCTGATAGACCAGCCGCAAGGAAGTTCTCTTTGTACAATATTCGGATGAATGATATGACAAATTTCCTTAGTTATCTAATTAGAATTAAGAGTAATTGTGCTGTAATATAAGAACACAATAATACAAGTATGTTTTCTGAGCCTCTTATTATGATGAATGTTCCTTAGTTATGGGCATAAAATGCCATTTTATATCCTTTTGCTAATTTTCTTCCGTCTTTGTGAtgtatttgatttgttttttttttcttctcattaaCATATTAGTTCAATTCGCAAAAAAAGGGTAATAACGTAGGAacatttgttttctttcattcTTACACCAGTTTCTCTTTCTTTCATTCTTACATCGGTGTTACACTGAGTCTGTTATGGTGTACCATTTAGTTAGTCAGATGTAGCAGTTCGTTACATTGTTAGTTAGCAGCGTTACACTGAGTCTGTTATGGTGTGccatttagttagtcagttttaGCAGTCCGTTACATTGTTACTTAGCAGCGTTACACTGAGTCTATTATGGTCTACAATTTAGTTAGTTAACTGTAGTAATTTGTCACATTATTTATTATTAGTTACCAACGTTACACTGAGTCTATTATAGTGTACCATTTAGTTAGTTAGCTGTAACAGTTTGTTATGTTATTAGTTAAAATAACTGTAATGATGCGAAAATGATAAATACCCCACATTTTCCCCCAGTTTTTCCCCACATTATATTCACATAATAATGGCTTCCCTCTTCCCCCAAGGGGCAGTTGTTGAATCAACCGGTGGGAGATGATGCCACCTATTTGGGGGAAAAGTGGGGAAGGAATTTTGGGGTATGCAGAAGCTTCAATATTACCGGAAGTGATAGACATCCCACGGGTTGTTCCGTAAGAGACAGAAAAGCCAAgacctaagagcttctccaatggtgaacGTGGATGTTTCATATGTGACATCACTTTTAAGACATCCTCtaggtataaaatcctaaatattaggaaaaaataaattttatctccaacccattAGATTGTTTCAGCtttctttacttatttgtaggcatataattggttaacattattttcattattgttctcattgatttttattagtcaaagtgtgactaggatggaaagacatcctctaagtggatgtctaaaactagaggttcacctaaagaatgtctaacttttttttttgtcaccTCATCCCCACATCAAtaggttggagatgattttttataaatatggttGTGCATCTTTTGTGGATTAATATTTTTCCCCTCACATACAtttcattggagaagctctaatgaTTCGACGGATTTGTAGGGGGTGGGTTTTGTGTTGGTCCCACCTCTTGTGAGATGTCGATACAACCCGCGAGATGTAAATCATTTTCGCAATATTACTGCGTCATTTATGCTAGAATCTCTCAGGATTAACACATATGTTGTCTTATCCTATCCAAGTACTCCTGTAAACACTGAAAATGTTTCAGTGTTGATCTAATTATGCCTGGTACTCTTCTCTCGTTGTAACGGAGTTTTTTATCTCTCCTAAATGTTACCACTTTACATATGAGGATTCAGTACCACAATAAAGTTTTTTTATCCacatgttgatgaagatccatgaATTGTGGGTGAAAAACCCTCCAACACGATATGAAGATCCATGAATTGTGAGGAAACCATGATATAAGTAAGAAAGTAAGACTGACGCATTTCTGCTTTTTGGCAACTTTTCTCCAGTACTACAGAAAGCCTATGAAATTAATCAACTTTGCGACAAAGGAATAATATGTCCTATGAGATTTATGACCCACATACAGTTAACACGGCAATGAAATAAACTTTCAAACGCTTGCTGAGAATTTAGTAAATTTTATTATTGGGACCGAAAAGAATAACATCCTTGTACCAAATCTAGTGAAGTTTCCAAATAAACTCCAGTCCAAATAATAAACAAAATTTCAGATTTGAGCAACTCTGATTTACATAGCGTAATTGATTGCTGCAAAGATTATTACCCCGATGGCAGCTGCAATTTTACTCGAAAAAGCTGGAACTGGTGAAGACATCGACTTCAAAGGGACAGAACCAAATACGGTAGGGTAAGAAGGTGCAGAACTATCTGCCGCTGATCCTTCTGGTGCATATGAAGGAGGGAGTGCAGACCCGTTTGCGAATAAAACCGAAACTGCTAGTTTCTGCCGTTTTTCACAATGCCCAGGTTCTCCACTAGTGAAAAAGTATCTACCTTCTGAAGTTATGTTGAATAAAGAATTACCATTGTTCATGTACAAGATTGGATCTTTAAGATTGCAACTTCTGAAAGATTGCTCTGTTACTTGAACAACTGAATCTTCACTTGGTGGATAAAGAAACACTACAAAAACATATCAGGCATTAATTATGATCGTTATTAAAATGAACGAGTTAAAATGGACCATATGTAGAGGCCAGAGAAAACACTTACAGAGAGAATCACCGATCTTTGGGTGATATTTCTTGGCCCAATTGATGTAGACATTAGGATTTGCAGAAGTTGGGATTCCCCAAGCATTCATATTTCCAACTTTGAACTGATAGCAAATGACATTGGTCTGCAAGAATAGTAACACCAGAAATTGAATTGCCAAGAAAAGTTGATACTTTGGACCCATTTCTCTCTCTGTACGCAGAAATGTGAGAGAAATGGTGGAGGAGGATGCTCAGAGGTTCTAAGATGTAGTAAGACTAGATTGTGTTGGTCTAATGAAGGAAAATAATGCTCGAAGGAAAATTACGACAATACCCCATAGAATTAGGAAGAGAGAAACATGAGTTGTGAGCATTACCGATTATTTATTTAGGTGGGCCCAGCTTAGTTAACTTTAATATTACAATTTTCGTGTCGGTTTGATCCTGACCATGCATCCGTAGTTATCAAGAGACTGTAATATGATCGATAACAGTGTGAAAGTCAAAAGCTAGTGGGTTAGAGACTCTTTAAATTACAAGAATCATATGGTATTGAGTAttaattttaggttttagatgataattttatcttatttaagtGTGCCCACAGCATCTTGCTTAGATTTGTGTTTCATAATCAGTTGAAATTTGAGTTTTATTTAAAAATAGTAGGGCCTGATGGGTAATTCTGAACTTAAGAGTTATGAAGAGAAGACAATAATTTGTTACTCGAGCACATGGACAGATGCAAATGCACTGTCTAATTAGCGGTATCATGTGTGGTCTCTCTACTTAAATGGACATGAGACATACAGTTTCATATGTCTCCCATCTCACATGGAGTTTCTATTTATGTTTTCTTCTACAAATTCCCCTTCGATTATCTATCTCCCTCAAGATTGGGCGTAAGGTAGATTTCCCCTCAAAATAACTTAGTCATTTTCTACTATTATGACACCCTTAACTTTGCAGGATGGATGGCCTAAGCACATAATGGCCAACACAAAAATTCCATGCTCGTAAAAAAAACTTATTCTCTAAGACTTTTGAGGATGCTTACCCACGGCTATGATATCTTGTGTGTCTAGTGGCAACCACCTACTTATTTAACCTTTCAATGGCGTTTGACATAGGCTTTTCTGATATTGCTATGGTTTTtcaaaaaacattttttttttttttttggctgttgTGTTAAAACGTATTATAATTATCTTTGATAAGTAATCATATTCACCGTGGTCGTTGTTGCAATAAATgtagatgacaaaatataatATCTATCTGAGAACTGATAGCCGGAGAGTGATACAGCGGAGAACATGAAATAAGACTCAAGGTCGGATGTTGAAGACATGAACCATATGTCCAAGGATCGAGGCATAGGCGAGCAAACAAGACAGAGACACTGATCTAGGCGCGGAAGACCTGAGTCTAGGTGCAAAGCTAAGAAGATTCTCGATGCTGCCACTTGAAGGGGGACCTGGAAAACTATCTCAACTCGGTATAAGAACATGGCGGGAAACTATCATGTCCAAGCTGTCACGTGCTTAGTCATCTACATGTGATTGTCGTGTTCATATCATGTATAAATATCCAGAAAGGCGAAGGATGTGTACAAGTTCATTCTAATAATAGAAAATAGACTTCAGATAATTATCTCTCCCATGTCTCGGATTCTATTCTAAACCACTAACCACAACCGACTTAGAAGATAATCAGGAAAACTTAACCTCACATCGTAGGAATCCTGATCGAAGATCAGAGGACAAAGTGATAATCAAGAACGTATTCCAAGATCAAGGACGACAATCAGACATTGGGAAAGTATGAACCCACGTACAAAATCGACGTATCTTCATTGGTGCCGATTAGTTTTGTAGAACTTCATGTTGTTATGCATAATATAGATCACAAATTTAATTTTGATGCATGATTTAGTATAATTACTTGACAAATAACACGATTAAGCATGATATGCTCAAATATTGATGATTAGTGTGTTTATTAGTTCATAATATGATGATTCTGAATGAAGTCGAACTTTTAACAGCTGATTTTAAATATTGTAATCTCATAAACATATCCGCCATGATCAGATCTATTGATCAGTGGAAAAAAAATTAGCAGAAAAGAAATTTTCAACTCTAGATCTAGAATCTTCTAGATTCCTAATGTTTTCTGGTTTAAAGCCTTACTTGCTTCATGATCTTTTAAGAGCACAAATCTCAGATCTAGATAATACAGATGTTTTCGTAAAATTGAAATACAATTATATTGATGAATAAAAATCTTCAAACGCATAAACTTAAAATCCGACTATAGCATGACGATGTGATGTATGATTTACATAGATCTACATTCTTGATCTAGAATCGCATGTTTACAAGTCGTTTAAGTTACATAATTCAACTATTGTTAGGTTTTCACCAGGAAAATATTTGATGATCAACTCTTCTGAATAGAACAAGCATGAAACACATGATAGTTGTTTATGTCAGTTAATATAAATGCTAGATTCGCTTAAATTTCAAGATCTTTCTATTCAAAGGATGGGATGATCTGATAATTAGCTTGCTAACCACAACTCTTAGTAGTTGATTTATGATAATGACTCTACTGCGTAACAACTAAGCAGTGCTTAATCAATGATTACCAAGTCATGAAATGAACCGACTCaaaaaaatttcccgccaaaatgaaatgcAGTGATCTTTCAAAATCCATATCTAGTCAATAATTTTACTCTATCCGTGATTGTGATGTTATGGAACCCTAACAAAGACGAGTACCACCTAGAATTGGTGTAACCTCACCGTTGCGACCAATATCGATCACACTAATGGTGGATCAACCAAATCTAAGCACACCTGAGGTGCCAACTATGAGCTTAACACCATCAAGTACAACAACACCAGCTGGGAACACAACAACACCTACACCAGCAACAACAGTTGTACCACCAACAATCACAACTTAATCAGTGATGGCAAATGGTCAACTACAAGTTGTTCTAATAGGTCCAACTGTAGCACCTAAGCAACACATGAGGCCACCAAGACCACCATCTCTTACAATGACTCTCGTAGTACAAATCTCAGGTGACATGCTCCAAGACTTGCTGAAGTCAATCTGTAACCTAGGTGAGAAAGTAAATCAACTGACACATCCTCTAGCTTAATAGGTTACTACACCAGTTGTACAACAACAAGGTACGCAACTGGAACACTCAGAATTAAACCTAAATGTACCACCTCTACCACCTCAGTCATCCATGATGAACCAGTTACCAGGTTAACAACAAAGGCATTTGAGATAAGAACTCAGAAATTACAACTCGTTAGATAATCAATTGTAAAATTAGAGACACctaatttttgagtctccatcaGCTGTCACCGTTGACTTGGTCCATGAGCATATAGGTTCAAAGATCGATAGGATGACGAATGCTCAAGAGGTTAGGATGAAGTTGACGGTTAACAAATCCAAAACTGACCCGACGTATACATTCAAGGAAATTCTATTATCAAAGGCAATCTGTTATTGTCGATTACCAGAAAAGTTTCATTTGCCAACTTTAAGAGGTTTGAAGGGAGATTCAAACCCGAATGAGCATATATTTCATTTCGAGCTACTTATGGCTCTATATATGGACAATACCCAGATAACGACAAGGTTTTTTCCAAGCAGTCTACAAGAAGACGCTTTGACATGGTTCAGATGCCACCCATCAAATTCAATCAGAACGTTCGAGGAGCTGAAATCATTGTTTATTGATTAAAATTTTTGATgggattgtagtaaataggattcgtttcagacttgtgaaggaaatggaatttttagatttaataaaaatatatatacaaaaatattaacaatgggcgagaggtactaggactaaggatttggccgaattcactacacagggttcattcatatattctttgacaattaaaactcaataaaattaacatagactctgattttgccaagatagattctcaaaacatctattgtaagtcctaagcatgatgtatcaaaacaactaagctaagcatacatcatcaaattaaataacaaccaattaattcaaatcatatttcaattttagattaatgcaaaagtcataaaaaagaataaaataaattaccccaaggaatgaaattcagcctcctccgtcgtcccagtgttgggttttagctcctcatgatgaaaacacgctcaaaatatatttttatagctcaaatggtgtttacaatggagagaaaaggagaaaatggtgtaaaactgtaatctgcgacgcacaaaaagcgtcacaaaatgaacgataaaagacaagtgttgctgctatttagactgcactgcgacccacgaatgtgcgtcttagacactgttgataaacgactgttcttgcgagtccgttctttgtgttctttgtgttcttcatcatcagcaacagcagcaaca comes from Papaver somniferum cultivar HN1 chromosome 7, ASM357369v1, whole genome shotgun sequence and encodes:
- the LOC113292751 gene encoding mavicyanin-like; the encoded protein is MGPKYQLFLAIQFLVLLFLQTNVICYQFKVGNMNAWGIPTSANPNVYINWAKKYHPKIGDSLLFLYPPSEDSVVQVTEQSFRSCNLKDPILYMNNGNSLFNITSEGRYFFTSGEPGHCEKRQKLAVSVLFANGSALPPSYAPEGSAADSSAPSYPTVFGSVPLKSMSSPVPAFSSKIAAAIGVIIFAAINYAM